In Osmerus eperlanus chromosome 17, fOsmEpe2.1, whole genome shotgun sequence, a single genomic region encodes these proteins:
- the wnt16 gene encoding protein Wnt-16, translating to MERRGGCGVHHISFLSLLLFSLYPLCCRASWMWLGLTSVGVPEKLGCANLPLTHKQKDLCKRKPYLLPSIKDGARLGITECQTQFKHERWNCSTTKELSVFGYELTSGTKETAFIYAVMAAGLVHAVTRSCSAGNMTECGCDASLQGTGSPTEGWHWGGCSDHAQYGTWFSRKFIDNAVHNVSAKWGDALLTMNQHNSEAGRQAVAKTMSTDCRCHGVSGSCAVKTCWRTMAPFERVGNFLKESYEGSVQVLDRSKRKVRRKEKEQRRLPIGRDELIFLNKSPNYCVEDRRWGVAGTRGRRCNRTSAGPDGCNLLCCGRGYNTHVVRHVERCECKFVWCCYVRCRRCESMNDMHTCK from the exons ATGGAGAGAAGGGGCGGCTGCGGAGTACACCACATcagctttctgtctctcctgctcttctccctgtatccTCTATGCTGCCGAGCCAGCTGGAT GTGGTTGGGATTAACTTCGGTGGGAGTACCGGAGAAACTTGGCTGTGCAAATCTTCCTTTGACCCACAAACAGAAGGACCTGTGTAAGAGGAAACCTTACCTGCTACCAAGCATCAAGGACGGTGCGCGCCTGGGCATCACCGAGTGCCAGACGCAGTTCAAGCACGAGCGGTGGAACTGTTCGACCACCAAGGAGCTCTCTGTCTTCGGCTACGAGTTAACCAGCG GTACGAAGGAAACAGCCTTCATCTACGCCGTGATGGCGGCGGGGCTGGTCCACGCCGTGACGCGCTCCTGCAGCGCTGGCAACATGACGGAGTGCGGCTGCGACGCCAGCCTGCAGGGCACGGGTTCGCCCACCGAGGGCTGGCACTGGGGGGGCTGCTCGGACCACGCGCAGTACGGGACCTGGTTCAGCAGGAAGTTCATCGACAACGCCGTCCATAACGTGTCGGCCAAGTGGGGCGACGCGCTGCTCACCATGAACCAGCACAACAGTGAGGCCGGGcgacag GCCGTCGCCAAGACGATGTCCACCGACTGCCGGTGTCACGGCGTGTCGGGCTCGTGCGCCGTCAAGACGTGCTGGCGCACCATGGCGCCGTTCGAGCGCGTGGGCAACTTCCTGAAGGAGAGTTACGAGGGGAGCGTGCAGGTGCTGGACCGCTCCAAGCGGAAGGTCCGCcggaaggagaaggagcagcggcgcctgcccatcgggagggACGAGCTCATCTTCCTCAACAAGTCGCCCAACTACTGCGTGGAGGACCGGCGCTGGGGCGTGGCGGGCACCAGGGGGCGCCGCTGCAACCGCACCTCGGCCGGGCCGGACGGCTGCAACCTGCTGTGCTGCGGTCGCGGCTACAACACGCACGTGGTGCGCCACGTGGAGCGCTGCGAGTGCAAGTTCGTGTGGTGCTGCTACGTGCGCTGTCGGCGGTGCGAGAGCATGAACGACATGCACACCTGTAaatga